A genomic region of Microtus ochrogaster isolate Prairie Vole_2 unplaced genomic scaffold, MicOch1.0 UNK73, whole genome shotgun sequence contains the following coding sequences:
- the LOC101993406 gene encoding hemoglobin subunit epsilon-Y2 yields MVNFTAEEKALVNGLWSKVNVEDIGGEALGRLLVVYPWTQRFFDSFGNLSSASAIMGNPRVKAHGKKVLTSLGEAIKNLDNLKSALAKLSELHCDKLHVDPENFKLLGNVLVIVLASHFGKEFTPEVQAAWQKVVAGVANALSHKYH; encoded by the exons ATGGTGAACTTCACTGCTGAGGAAAAGGCTCTGGTCAATGGCCTGTGGAGTAAGGTGAACGTGGAAGATATTGGTGGTGAAGCTCTGGGACG GCTTCTCGTTGTATACCCATGGACTCAGAGGTTCTTTGACAGCTTTGGGAActtgtcctctgcctctgccataATGGGCAACCCGAGAGTCAAAGCCCATGGCAAGAAGGTGCTGACTTCTCTTGGAGAAGCCATTAAGAACCTAGACAACCTCAAGTCTGCCTTGGCTAAACTCAGCGAACTTCACTGTGACAAGCTACATGTGGATCCTGAGAACTTCAAG CTCCTGGGTAATGTGCTGGTGATCGTTTTGGCCAGTCACTTTGGCAAGGAATTCACGCCCGAGGTGCAGGCTGCCTGGCAGAAGGTGGTGGCTGGGGTGGCCAATGCTCTGTCCCACAAGtatcactga